One genomic window of Opitutia bacterium includes the following:
- a CDS encoding MFS transporter: MSARAAPSPATIYWTAFVGLFFDYYDLYLFVYLERALAAEFALTPTQSSWLQFAGLAGVGAGSLLFGFLADRAGRGRAMLATFALYGIGIAGISLAWNVGSLLAFRLLASLALGAEWGISHTYLAERVTGAVRYRFSAWLQFAILGGLLAAMAARFALPVVGWRVLFAASLVPVAVLALWRWRALAEPVVDEAKSAGPPRGAWRVQGGAFLVCLAIASLTIASGTMNVFYARELPQSPWFTALFWLNVAPGMAFGAWLVGRVGVTRALWLYAAGLTTLSVACWSWSWTGRSLFFALSLPLLNGVPFGLMGAYFNEVFARYRTTLSGAAYNLGRIFAGFAPVLITALGLHEGGRYFLFTAALGLAVAALGFVLPRAAGEPSRSA; encoded by the coding sequence GTGAGCGCGCGCGCGGCTCCGTCTCCGGCGACCATCTATTGGACGGCGTTCGTCGGGCTGTTTTTCGATTACTACGACCTTTACCTGTTCGTCTATCTGGAGCGCGCACTGGCGGCCGAGTTCGCGCTGACGCCGACGCAGAGCAGCTGGCTGCAGTTTGCCGGGCTGGCGGGCGTCGGTGCCGGTTCGCTGTTGTTCGGATTTTTGGCCGACCGCGCGGGAAGAGGTCGCGCGATGCTGGCGACGTTCGCGCTCTACGGCATCGGCATCGCGGGCATCAGCCTCGCGTGGAACGTAGGGAGCTTGCTGGCGTTCCGTTTGCTCGCGTCGCTCGCGCTCGGCGCGGAATGGGGAATCAGTCACACGTATCTCGCCGAGCGGGTGACGGGTGCGGTGCGGTATCGGTTCTCGGCGTGGCTGCAGTTCGCGATTCTGGGCGGGCTGCTCGCGGCGATGGCGGCGCGGTTCGCCTTGCCGGTCGTGGGCTGGCGCGTGCTGTTCGCGGCGTCGCTCGTGCCGGTGGCGGTGTTGGCGCTGTGGCGTTGGCGGGCGCTGGCGGAGCCGGTGGTGGATGAGGCGAAATCGGCTGGCCCGCCGCGCGGCGCGTGGCGGGTGCAAGGCGGTGCGTTTCTCGTCTGCCTCGCGATCGCGAGCCTGACGATCGCGAGCGGCACGATGAACGTCTTCTATGCGCGTGAGCTGCCGCAGTCACCGTGGTTCACGGCGCTGTTTTGGCTGAACGTCGCGCCCGGCATGGCGTTCGGTGCGTGGCTCGTGGGGCGCGTCGGAGTGACGCGCGCGCTGTGGCTCTACGCGGCGGGACTGACGACTCTTTCGGTGGCGTGTTGGAGCTGGAGCTGGACGGGGCGCAGTTTGTTTTTCGCGCTCAGCCTGCCGTTGTTGAACGGCGTGCCGTTCGGGTTGATGGGGGCGTATTTCAACGAGGTGTTCGCGCGCTACCGCACGACGTTGTCGGGCGCGGCGTATAATCTCGGGCGGATCTTCGCGGGCTTCGCGCCGGTGCTGATCACGGCGCTCGGGCTGCACGAGGGCGGACGGTATTTCCTGTTCACCGCGGCGCTCGGTCTCGCGGTGGCGGCGTTGGG
- the glmM gene encoding phosphoglucosamine mutase: MGSRKYFGTDGVRGAYGSATMNEAFASRLGAAAARFARENGAASPVVFIGRDTRASGASLEAALAGGLAAEGFKPVSLGVVPTPAVSLALRSTPAAFGVVITASHNPAADNGIKFFGPTGIKLTDDEESRIEALLPDAAASSHGALENFDARSLYVATAVRLLPVGALRGWKIVLDAANGAGCHTSHAVLTQLGADVVTIGCSPDGNNINAAVGSQHPEQMAAAVQAHGARLGIAHDGDADRCILCDENGDVLDGDEILTVLALHALKCGRLAHGQLVITVQSNLGVDAALAAAGGKVARTPVGDRYVIERMLADHATLGGESSGHVICADVSPTGDGLVAALKVLEVMLATGQPLSQLRRQLRKFPQVTAALTVREKKPLDHLPTLPATIAALERELGSSGRVLVRYSGTEPKLRLLVEGPTDEIVGAALARLEQATRRDLEVL; the protein is encoded by the coding sequence ATGGGTTCGCGGAAGTATTTCGGCACGGACGGCGTGCGCGGTGCCTACGGCAGCGCGACGATGAACGAGGCGTTCGCCTCGCGGCTCGGCGCGGCCGCAGCGCGGTTCGCACGTGAAAACGGAGCCGCGTCGCCGGTCGTCTTTATCGGACGCGATACGCGCGCGTCCGGTGCGAGCCTCGAGGCTGCGCTGGCCGGCGGGTTGGCGGCGGAAGGTTTCAAGCCGGTGAGTCTCGGTGTCGTGCCGACTCCGGCCGTGAGCCTCGCGCTGCGGTCCACTCCCGCGGCGTTCGGCGTGGTGATCACGGCGTCGCACAATCCGGCGGCGGACAACGGCATCAAGTTTTTCGGTCCGACCGGCATCAAGCTCACCGACGACGAGGAGTCGCGCATCGAGGCGTTGTTGCCCGACGCGGCGGCGTCGTCGCACGGAGCGCTGGAGAATTTCGACGCGCGTTCGCTCTACGTCGCGACCGCTGTGCGCCTGCTGCCGGTCGGCGCGTTGCGCGGCTGGAAGATCGTGCTCGATGCGGCGAACGGCGCGGGGTGTCACACGAGCCACGCGGTGCTCACGCAACTCGGCGCGGACGTCGTCACGATCGGTTGCTCGCCCGACGGCAACAATATCAACGCCGCCGTCGGCAGCCAGCATCCGGAACAGATGGCCGCAGCGGTCCAAGCACACGGCGCCCGCCTCGGCATCGCGCACGATGGCGACGCGGATCGTTGTATTCTCTGCGACGAGAACGGCGACGTCCTCGACGGCGACGAGATTCTAACCGTGCTCGCCTTGCATGCGTTGAAATGCGGGCGGCTCGCGCACGGGCAGCTCGTGATCACGGTGCAGAGCAACCTTGGCGTCGACGCCGCGCTGGCGGCCGCGGGCGGCAAGGTCGCGCGGACGCCGGTGGGCGACCGCTACGTGATTGAGCGCATGCTCGCGGACCACGCGACACTCGGCGGCGAATCGTCGGGCCATGTGATTTGCGCGGACGTCTCGCCGACGGGCGATGGTCTCGTTGCCGCGCTCAAGGTTCTCGAAGTCATGCTCGCAACCGGCCAGCCGCTCTCACAGCTGCGGCGTCAGCTGCGGAAATTCCCCCAAGTCACTGCCGCGCTCACGGTGCGCGAGAAGAAACCGTTGGATCACCTGCCGACCTTGCCCGCGACGATCGCCGCGCTGGAGCGCGAGCTGGGCAGCAGCGGACGCGTGCTGGTGCGCTACTCGGGCACCGAGCCGAAGCTGCGTCTGCTGGTCGAGGGGCCGACCGACGAAATCGTCGGCGCCGCGCTGGCGCGGCTCGAGCAGGCCACCCGGCGCGATCTCGAGGTGTTGTAA
- the trpD gene encoding anthranilate phosphoribosyltransferase, with protein MLLEQLTQELHARRDLAPAEARSAALALASPDIAEATKIDFLAALATKGETAEEIAAFARTYREVARDPGVQEWAPHALDIVGTGGDHAGGFNVSTLVTLTLAAAGVPVMKHGNAGITSKCGSADLMASFGLDLQASPEKTRAALRELGFCFFFAPAYHPTFKHIAPARKALAARGQRTIFNILGPLINPGRPAHVMLGVYSPALVEKFATTLAALECPAGIVAHGVIESGRGIDEWTTATDNLVAGVGRLKGATANWTPADFGMERAPFADLIGGDVATNRALTEAILAGKAPRGLMDTIVAVAAMGLWIAGRQPDLRSGVPVARELLFGGAVAKKIADTLEFYRS; from the coding sequence ATGTTGCTCGAGCAACTGACTCAAGAACTCCACGCGCGCCGCGACCTTGCCCCCGCCGAAGCGCGCTCCGCCGCGCTCGCGCTGGCCAGCCCCGATATCGCGGAGGCGACCAAGATCGATTTTCTCGCCGCGCTCGCGACCAAGGGCGAGACCGCGGAGGAGATTGCCGCCTTCGCACGCACCTACCGCGAGGTCGCGCGCGATCCGGGCGTCCAGGAATGGGCGCCGCACGCGCTCGACATCGTCGGCACCGGGGGCGACCACGCCGGCGGCTTCAACGTCTCCACGCTCGTCACGCTGACGCTCGCTGCCGCGGGCGTGCCGGTGATGAAGCACGGCAACGCCGGCATCACCTCGAAATGCGGCAGCGCCGACCTGATGGCGTCGTTCGGTCTCGATTTGCAGGCTTCGCCGGAGAAGACCCGCGCCGCGCTGCGCGAGCTGGGATTCTGTTTCTTCTTCGCGCCGGCGTATCACCCGACGTTCAAGCACATCGCACCCGCCCGCAAGGCGCTCGCCGCGCGCGGGCAACGCACGATCTTCAACATCCTCGGTCCGCTCATCAACCCCGGCCGTCCGGCGCACGTGATGCTCGGAGTCTATTCGCCGGCGCTGGTGGAGAAGTTCGCCACGACACTCGCCGCGCTCGAGTGCCCCGCCGGCATCGTGGCCCACGGCGTGATCGAGTCCGGGCGCGGCATCGACGAGTGGACCACCGCCACGGACAATCTCGTCGCGGGTGTCGGCCGCCTGAAAGGCGCGACGGCGAACTGGACGCCGGCGGACTTCGGCATGGAACGCGCGCCGTTTGCGGACCTGATCGGCGGCGACGTGGCGACGAACCGCGCGCTCACCGAGGCGATCCTCGCCGGCAAGGCGCCGCGCGGGTTGATGGACACGATCGTCGCGGTGGCCGCCATGGGCTTGTGGATCGCCGGGCGTCAGCCGGACCTGCGCAGCGGCGTGCCGGTCGCGCGCGAGCTGTTGTTCGGCGGAGCGGTCGCCAAAAAGATTGCCGACACCCTCGAATTCTATCGTTCGTAG
- a CDS encoding undecaprenyl-diphosphate phosphatase: MSATDALVLGVVEGVTEFLPISSTGHLIIASQMLGLESDKPLTNAAGEPLWYKKPSEKHPQGEPLTLKLAADTYTVVIQVGAILAVVFMYWSQLVNMLIGLFGRSSSGFRLLRNVLLAFVPVAVIGFALHDLIDKYLFSIGAVVAAQIGGALIMLWAEHWRKKNSGIGFSKADPADMTAGKAVGIGFAQCLALWPGTSRSMVTIVGGYLAGLTPVKAAEFSFLVGLPTLAGAAVYKSYKSGAAMIEVFGWSSVLLGCVVAAVSAALAVKFFVRFLSRNGLALFAYYRIAVAVVLAAFYLF, from the coding sequence CTGAGCGCGACCGATGCCCTCGTGCTCGGCGTCGTGGAAGGCGTGACCGAGTTCCTGCCGATCTCGTCGACGGGACACCTGATCATCGCCAGCCAGATGCTCGGCCTGGAGTCCGACAAGCCGCTCACGAACGCAGCGGGCGAACCGCTCTGGTATAAGAAGCCCTCCGAGAAGCATCCGCAGGGCGAGCCGCTCACGTTGAAGCTCGCGGCGGACACCTATACGGTCGTCATCCAGGTCGGCGCGATCCTCGCGGTGGTTTTCATGTATTGGTCGCAGCTGGTGAACATGCTCATCGGATTGTTCGGGCGAAGCAGCTCGGGGTTTCGTCTGCTGCGGAACGTGCTGCTGGCCTTCGTGCCGGTGGCGGTGATCGGCTTCGCGCTGCACGACCTGATCGACAAATACCTTTTCTCCATCGGCGCAGTGGTGGCCGCCCAAATCGGCGGAGCCCTGATCATGCTCTGGGCGGAACACTGGCGAAAAAAGAACTCCGGCATCGGATTCTCGAAGGCCGATCCTGCGGACATGACCGCGGGCAAGGCCGTGGGCATCGGTTTCGCGCAGTGCCTCGCGCTGTGGCCGGGCACGAGCCGCTCGATGGTGACGATCGTCGGCGGTTACTTGGCGGGCCTGACGCCGGTGAAGGCTGCGGAGTTCAGCTTCCTAGTCGGGCTGCCCACCCTCGCTGGTGCGGCGGTCTATAAGTCCTACAAGTCCGGCGCGGCCATGATCGAAGTCTTCGGCTGGTCGAGCGTGCTGCTGGGCTGCGTGGTGGCGGCGGTTTCGGCGGCGCTGGCGGTGAAATTCTTCGTGCGATTCCTGTCGCGCAACGGTCTGGCGCTGTTCGCCTATTACCGCATCGCGGTGGCGGTGGTGTTGGCCGCATTTTACCTGTTCTAA
- the rpmF gene encoding 50S ribosomal protein L32, producing MANPKRKQSKRRSANRRAANAFKAPQVAKDSDGGAFRPHRVNPKTGLYRGRQVLDVTV from the coding sequence ATGGCCAATCCGAAACGTAAGCAATCCAAGCGCCGCAGCGCCAACCGCCGCGCGGCCAACGCCTTCAAAGCCCCGCAGGTCGCCAAAGACAGCGACGGCGGCGCCTTCCGCCCGCACCGCGTGAACCCGAAGACGGGTCTCTATCGCGGCCGTCAGGTGCTCGACGTCACGGTCTGA
- the plsX gene encoding phosphate acyltransferase PlsX, producing the protein MGGDLGPAEVVAAVKIALSEDADLAPIVLVGQQEVLTPLVAEAGLAGSSRVSIVHASEVITMDDKPLKALKTKKDASMVRAIELVKSGEAKVAVSSGNTGALMAGGTLRLRTMNGVDRPALAAVIPREGGHFVLIDAGANPEAKPEHLMHNAILGADYARVILGLDNPRVGLLTIGTEEGKGNALVTETNDLLKKINGVVNYVGPIEGFQVFRNHVDVVVCDGFVGNTLLKTWESLAKFITGMLKDELKQSPVRMAGAVLAKGAFSALKDRMNPDRYGGAPLLGVRGNILKAHGSSNRHAWASAIRAAGKIIRQDLYHRIEDDVAKANELIQAAPGVSPTNN; encoded by the coding sequence ATGGGCGGCGACTTGGGCCCTGCGGAAGTAGTCGCGGCGGTCAAAATCGCTCTTTCCGAGGACGCAGACCTCGCGCCCATCGTCTTGGTGGGCCAACAGGAGGTGCTGACTCCCCTCGTCGCCGAAGCCGGCCTCGCCGGCAGTTCGCGCGTGTCGATCGTGCACGCCTCCGAGGTGATCACGATGGACGACAAACCCCTCAAGGCGCTCAAGACCAAGAAAGACGCCTCGATGGTCCGCGCGATCGAGCTCGTGAAGTCGGGCGAGGCCAAGGTCGCCGTCAGCTCCGGCAACACCGGCGCGCTCATGGCCGGCGGCACGCTCCGCCTGCGCACCATGAACGGCGTCGATCGCCCCGCACTCGCGGCGGTCATCCCTCGCGAAGGCGGGCACTTCGTGCTCATCGACGCCGGCGCCAATCCCGAGGCGAAGCCCGAGCACCTGATGCACAACGCCATCCTCGGCGCCGACTACGCCCGCGTCATTCTCGGCCTCGATAACCCGCGCGTCGGCCTCCTTACGATCGGCACCGAAGAAGGCAAAGGCAACGCGCTCGTCACCGAGACGAACGACCTGTTGAAGAAGATCAACGGCGTCGTGAACTACGTCGGTCCGATCGAGGGCTTCCAGGTTTTCCGCAACCACGTCGACGTGGTCGTGTGCGACGGTTTCGTCGGCAACACGCTCCTCAAGACGTGGGAGTCGCTCGCGAAATTCATCACCGGCATGCTCAAGGACGAGCTGAAGCAAAGTCCCGTGCGCATGGCCGGAGCGGTCCTCGCCAAGGGTGCCTTCAGCGCCTTGAAGGACCGCATGAATCCCGACCGCTACGGCGGCGCGCCGCTCCTCGGCGTCCGCGGCAACATTCTCAAGGCCCACGGTTCATCCAACCGCCACGCTTGGGCCAGCGCCATCCGCGCCGCTGGCAAAATCATCCGTCAGGACCTTTACCACCGCATCGAAGACGACGTCGCCAAGGCCAACGAGCTCATCCAAGCCGCGCCCGGCGTGTCGCCGACGAATAACTGA
- a CDS encoding ketoacyl-ACP synthase III — protein sequence MASVIIAGVGAYAPERILTNEDLTKMVDTSDEWIRTRSGIRERHIAAPDQACSDLALIAAQRALADAKVSASEVDLLIIATATPDYPLPSTACVVQHKLGVPPHATAFDIAAACSGFVYALEIAYGQLLTGRYKCALIIGSEKLSSITDWSDRTTCVLFGDGAGAAVLKKSDQDGVGIIGSDLGADGELAEYLYTPAGGSRCPASPKTVEEKGHFLRMKGKEIFKNAVRVMETVAREMVEQHGLTFDQINLVIPHQANVRIVEALAGNLGVPMDRFYVNIDRYGNTSSASIPLALDEARKAGKIKPGDYTLLVAFGAGFTYGSTLIRW from the coding sequence ATGGCCTCCGTGATCATCGCCGGAGTCGGCGCCTATGCGCCCGAACGCATCCTCACCAACGAGGATCTCACCAAAATGGTCGATACGTCCGACGAGTGGATCCGCACTCGTTCCGGTATCCGCGAGCGGCACATCGCCGCGCCGGACCAGGCGTGCTCCGACCTCGCCCTCATCGCCGCCCAGCGTGCCCTCGCCGACGCGAAGGTCAGCGCCTCCGAGGTCGACCTCCTCATCATTGCGACGGCGACTCCGGATTACCCGCTCCCGTCCACGGCGTGCGTCGTCCAGCACAAGCTCGGCGTCCCGCCGCACGCGACCGCCTTCGACATTGCCGCCGCCTGCTCGGGCTTCGTCTACGCCCTCGAGATCGCCTACGGCCAGCTGCTCACTGGCCGCTACAAGTGCGCGCTGATCATCGGATCGGAAAAACTCTCCTCGATCACCGACTGGTCCGACCGCACCACTTGCGTGCTCTTCGGTGACGGCGCCGGCGCGGCCGTGCTGAAGAAGAGCGATCAGGACGGTGTCGGCATCATCGGCTCCGACCTCGGCGCCGATGGCGAACTCGCCGAATACCTCTACACGCCCGCCGGCGGTTCCCGCTGCCCGGCGTCGCCCAAGACCGTCGAGGAGAAGGGCCACTTCCTGCGCATGAAGGGCAAGGAGATCTTCAAGAACGCCGTTCGCGTCATGGAGACCGTCGCGCGCGAAATGGTGGAACAACACGGCCTCACGTTTGACCAAATCAACCTCGTGATCCCCCATCAGGCGAACGTGCGAATCGTCGAAGCGCTCGCGGGCAACCTCGGTGTGCCCATGGATCGTTTCTACGTGAACATCGATCGCTACGGCAACACGTCGTCCGCCTCCATTCCCCTCGCCCTCGACGAAGCCCGCAAGGCCGGTAAGATCAAGCCCGGCGACTACACGCTCCTTGTTGCTTTCGGCGCCGGCTTCACCTACGGCTCTACTCTCATTCGCTGGTAA
- the bamD gene encoding outer membrane protein assembly factor BamD, which produces MSRRTLSALVAVVIALFGAARLSADLVWTPGQGWRIEGGALAGLSGEEGRNALEMMNTARNAEEKGSTRSAIKTYEKVAKKFPNSIYAGEALYRSGLLYEKRKQYFKAFDSFQEMVMKYPSSQKFSQVIAEQYRIAQLLLDGARSYMWGVIPGFKNREKSVEYFEHIVHNAPYSDYAPLSLMNIARAHQKMGNTEEAIDALDRMINNYPKNVLTPDAYLKLAQTHSSLVDGAYYDQASTKEAITYYEDYLIQFPGDSGAGTAEKGLGEMKTMLAQSKMILADYYFKYRKNYTAAKVFYNEAITTYPDSPVAARARKMLVEVDSRLAGNKAQDVKDDQPAAPKKKKRFWLF; this is translated from the coding sequence ATGTCCCGTCGCACCCTTTCCGCCCTTGTTGCCGTCGTCATCGCGCTGTTCGGCGCCGCGCGCCTTAGCGCCGACCTCGTCTGGACGCCCGGTCAAGGCTGGCGCATCGAGGGCGGCGCCCTCGCCGGGCTCTCCGGCGAAGAAGGCCGCAACGCGCTGGAGATGATGAACACCGCGCGCAACGCCGAGGAAAAAGGCTCCACGCGCTCCGCCATCAAGACCTACGAGAAGGTCGCCAAGAAGTTCCCGAACTCGATCTACGCCGGCGAGGCCCTCTACCGCTCCGGTCTCCTCTACGAAAAGCGGAAGCAATACTTCAAGGCCTTCGACTCCTTCCAGGAGATGGTGATGAAGTATCCGAGCAGCCAGAAGTTTTCCCAGGTCATCGCCGAGCAATACCGCATCGCCCAGCTCCTCCTCGACGGCGCCCGCTCCTACATGTGGGGCGTTATTCCCGGCTTCAAAAACCGCGAGAAGTCCGTCGAGTATTTCGAGCATATCGTCCACAACGCGCCCTACTCCGACTACGCGCCGCTCTCGCTGATGAATATCGCGCGCGCCCACCAGAAAATGGGCAACACCGAGGAGGCAATCGACGCCCTCGACCGGATGATCAACAACTACCCGAAGAACGTCCTCACGCCCGACGCCTACCTGAAGCTCGCGCAGACGCATTCCTCGCTCGTCGACGGCGCCTACTACGACCAAGCGTCGACGAAGGAAGCCATCACCTACTACGAGGACTACCTCATCCAATTCCCCGGCGACTCCGGCGCCGGCACGGCCGAAAAAGGCCTCGGCGAGATGAAGACCATGCTCGCGCAGAGCAAAATGATCCTCGCCGACTACTACTTCAAATACCGCAAGAACTACACCGCCGCGAAGGTCTTCTACAACGAGGCGATCACCACCTATCCCGATTCGCCCGTCGCCGCGCGCGCCCGCAAAATGCTCGTCGAAGTCGACTCCCGCCTCGCCGGCAACAAGGCGCAGGACGTGAAGGACGACCAGCCCGCCGCGCCGAAAAAGAAAAAGCGCTTCTGGCTCTTCTGA
- the rpe gene encoding ribulose-phosphate 3-epimerase has translation MSLSPVLAPSLLAGDHAALGASAKLAADSGAPWLHLDLMDGHFVPNLTFGPEVLAALRRAGVKTFFDTHLMLSEPHRYVEAFAKAGANLISIHIEPTYDHAATLRRIRELGCQCGVVLNPGTPAESIRMLLPQVDLVLVMTVQPGFGGQPFRRDMLPKLQQIDGWRREAGLNFRLEVDGGIDLVTGKECRAAGADTFVAGTSFFKAGDRAAFAAAFASL, from the coding sequence ATGTCGCTCTCGCCCGTCCTCGCCCCTTCCCTCCTCGCCGGCGATCACGCCGCCCTCGGCGCCAGCGCGAAACTCGCCGCCGATTCCGGCGCACCGTGGCTCCACCTCGACCTGATGGACGGCCACTTCGTGCCGAACCTTACCTTCGGCCCCGAAGTGCTCGCCGCTCTCCGCCGCGCGGGCGTGAAGACATTCTTCGACACCCACCTCATGCTTTCCGAACCGCACCGCTACGTCGAAGCGTTCGCGAAGGCCGGCGCCAATCTCATCAGCATCCACATCGAGCCCACCTATGACCACGCGGCCACGCTGCGCCGCATCCGCGAACTCGGCTGCCAGTGCGGCGTCGTGCTGAATCCCGGCACGCCCGCCGAATCCATCCGCATGCTGCTGCCGCAGGTTGATCTCGTGTTGGTGATGACCGTGCAACCGGGTTTCGGCGGCCAACCCTTCCGGCGCGACATGCTCCCAAAGCTCCAGCAAATCGACGGCTGGCGCCGCGAAGCCGGCCTCAACTTCCGCCTCGAAGTCGACGGCGGCATCGACCTCGTCACGGGCAAGGAATGCCGCGCCGCCGGCGCCGACACCTTCGTGGCCGGCACGTCTTTCTTCAAGGCCGGCGACCGTGCTGCGTTCGCCGCGGCATTCGCGTCACTCTGA
- a CDS encoding ABC transporter substrate-binding protein → MKRAVIVLALLTVLALPFALRPRQVAAARDADDRVVIVTPNNEATRYEFGRAFQEWYRARTGRSVAIDWRVLGGTSEIARFLESEYITAFRNHWVNQLGKPWSRDVQAGSQNGRLPADAPAIAREARAVFLASDVGCGIDVFFGGGTYDFERQAVAGRLVASRVFEAHPEWFTDDVIPRVYGGEEFWDREHLWIGCVLSSYGILFNRDSLARLGVREPQQWDDLADFHFFGEVALCDPTKSGSIAKAFENILQQRMQRRARASSEPDATAREARAVREGWEDGLRLIQLVGANARYFTDTSQKPPIDVADGNCAAGMCIDFYGRAQAEAASARGGSARLGYISPAGGSVSSVDPIGILRGAPHRAVAEAFMEFVLSMEAQRLWNAKPGTPGGPQRYALRRLPVRRDYYARAEWLPLRSDPDANPFATEDPLIYRPERTAAVFREMAFIIRVMCQDTHEELRAAWRAINAPGVDAARRSAALSVLQDLSDVSYDRAQNEIHRALTSKHKVDEVRLASELAGRFRARYARATDIAGGKASFSPASE, encoded by the coding sequence ATGAAACGGGCCGTGATCGTCCTGGCGTTGCTGACGGTGCTCGCACTGCCGTTCGCGCTCCGGCCGCGTCAGGTCGCCGCCGCGCGCGATGCCGATGATCGCGTGGTGATCGTGACGCCGAACAACGAGGCGACCCGCTACGAATTCGGGCGCGCGTTTCAGGAGTGGTATCGCGCGCGGACCGGGCGGAGCGTCGCGATCGATTGGCGCGTGCTCGGCGGCACAAGCGAGATCGCCCGTTTCCTCGAGAGCGAATACATCACCGCGTTCCGCAATCACTGGGTGAACCAGCTGGGCAAACCGTGGAGCCGCGACGTGCAGGCCGGTTCGCAGAATGGCCGGCTGCCGGCCGACGCGCCCGCGATCGCGCGGGAGGCGCGCGCGGTGTTTCTCGCTTCGGATGTCGGCTGCGGGATCGATGTTTTTTTCGGCGGCGGCACCTACGATTTCGAGCGTCAGGCGGTCGCGGGGCGGCTGGTGGCGTCGCGGGTTTTTGAGGCGCATCCCGAGTGGTTCACCGACGACGTGATTCCGCGGGTTTATGGCGGCGAGGAGTTCTGGGATCGCGAGCACCTGTGGATCGGCTGTGTGCTCAGTTCCTACGGCATCCTGTTCAATCGCGATTCGCTCGCGCGCCTCGGGGTGCGGGAGCCTCAACAGTGGGACGATCTCGCGGATTTTCATTTCTTCGGCGAGGTCGCGCTGTGCGATCCCACGAAGAGCGGATCGATCGCCAAGGCGTTCGAGAACATTCTCCAGCAGCGGATGCAGCGGCGCGCGCGCGCGTCGAGCGAACCGGACGCGACCGCCCGCGAAGCGCGCGCGGTGCGCGAAGGCTGGGAGGACGGACTGCGGTTGATACAACTCGTGGGGGCCAACGCGCGCTATTTCACCGACACCTCGCAGAAGCCGCCGATCGACGTGGCGGATGGGAACTGCGCGGCCGGCATGTGCATCGATTTTTACGGACGCGCCCAAGCCGAGGCGGCGAGCGCACGCGGCGGGTCGGCGCGGCTGGGTTACATATCGCCGGCGGGTGGGTCGGTCAGCTCCGTCGATCCGATCGGCATCCTGCGCGGTGCGCCGCATCGGGCGGTCGCGGAGGCGTTCATGGAGTTCGTGCTTTCGATGGAGGCGCAACGGTTGTGGAACGCGAAGCCGGGCACTCCCGGCGGACCGCAGCGTTACGCCCTCCGGCGCCTGCCGGTGCGACGCGACTATTACGCGCGGGCCGAGTGGCTGCCGCTCCGCAGCGATCCCGACGCGAATCCGTTCGCGACCGAGGATCCGCTGATCTATCGGCCGGAGCGGACGGCGGCGGTGTTTCGCGAAATGGCGTTCATCATTCGCGTGATGTGCCAGGACACGCACGAGGAACTCCGCGCCGCGTGGCGTGCGATCAATGCGCCCGGCGTCGATGCGGCTCGAAGAAGCGCCGCATTGTCAGTGCTGCAGGACCTCTCCGACGTGAGCTACGATCGAGCGCAGAACGAAATTCATCGCGCGCTGACTTCGAAGCACAAGGTCGACGAGGTGCGGCTGGCGAGCGAGCTGGCGGGGAGATTTCGTGCCCGATACGCGCGCGCGACGGACATCGCGGGCGGCAAAGCGAGCTTCAGTCCCGCCTCAGAGTGA